The genomic interval caataatttatatttcaacTGATCCTTAAAATCATTTTGGGACAAAAACGTTTTATCTCCATTTTCTCCCAAAAGgtttataacaaaattaaagcGTTTTGAAACGAAATTTGTCTGTATTCATGTAAAAAGGGAATTATTTATGGTGTTGTTAATTCCTCCACATACTACaataaaactgtttatttgtagtCAGTTATTTCCtgtgaaaatgactatttcttgttaaaatgagtttattttcatcttaaatagtcattctcgtagtaaataatccatcacaaatacatatttttcttgtagtgacatgGCCACACCGAGCTAAAGTAGCTAGAAAAGGAAGCTTCAGTTTTCTACTCCATCGGTAATTAGCCAAGAGATCGTACTTACCTGACgaaactctatatatataacaaagatAGTTTGATCTTTAAATTCGAAGTTGgacttttatcttttaaagGAATAACTTCATTGGACCTTTATCTTCTAAATGTAAGTGGTTGCAATATCACAAGTAGTCGCAATCTATATAATTTCTTAGCAAACAAGTTGGCCAACAAAGCTATGGAAACCGTACACCCTCTCTCATAATCCTAGCTCTATCTTTTATGTATAACACATATACACGGAATTGATCCTTCAATAAATTGAGATTTTATTCCAAAAGGTTACAGACCCTGCGACTGCTTCTTTCTGCTAGGATTGCATCCCTTTTCCTTGCTAGGGTTTGAATTTAACACTTAATTACACAGTGTGAAGTGGGGCTAATCGACATCATCCCTATGCATGAGCAAACATTTTCTTGGATGCTTCACCCCTCTTCCGTGGCGTTTCCTCCTCCCATCCTGGGAGTTTGACTTCCTCATTGGTTAGCTTCCACGTTCGTCAGCACTACTGGCTAGCTTCTGTGTTGTCTGGAACTTGTTTTCGTAGGCATACGAAGTAAACGCAAGATCTATAGGGATCtcacagacggcgccactgttaacatcgtgtttcaTACGCATTTGGGTCAGGTTCCAACAACTAAGGCCTTTAGAACTAGGCCTGCAAAAAGAGGTAAGAATGCAACTAGGAGAGGGTGGCCTTATGGCTGGAGAgtctctgatgcctaagttagtatcgtcttttggaagtttgtaaataatgaaaaagtctAGGGATTAGAGAGAGTTTCTCATACTTGGGAGTCGATGTCATTTGTACTATTCCTTTTGTCAAAGTCTTTTAGTGCGACATGCCTCTGCGACGgggtcattaatgtggcgtgtagcttgggtagtggtgtcattaatgcggcgtggtttcATGATTTGTTTTACTCTACTAGTGTCTTCCGTGGTCCGTCGATATTCCCCCATCAGAAGATCAAACGTTCTCCATTTTTTCCGTTCTGCCCTGTACAAGTCTCCATCAACTATCATTGTTTACTTTTCTTTATAGGGGACTTACTTCATAAGTAAGTTTGGGCCCTGGGACTAAGTATCATGTTGAAATCCAGTGGGCTAGTGAAAGTGGccgggaaaatccccttacaacgTCCATTACAGGTGTGTATCCTACTAATGTTTTGGGGCATCCCGACAATTATATACCTGCTAATCCGATGTCCACCCCGCCTCATATTGTGCCGGAATGGTATTTCCTACCGATCCATGCCATTCTTCGTAGTATACCTGACAAATCGGGAGGTGTAGCCGCAATAGCACCAGTTTTTATATGTCTGTTGGCtttacctttttttaaaaatatgtatgtGCGTAGTTCAAGTTTTCGCCCTATTCACCAAGGAATATTTTGGTTGCTTTTGGCGGATTGCTTACTACTAGGTTGGATCGGATGTCAACCTGTGGAGGCACCATTACGGAGCGATGCAGGTCCAACAGCCATGGCACCACACTCAGGAGGTTGACTATTGATTGGATAAAACttctgatttctttttcttttcctatacTCGAAAGACATTTCTGAGCCGCCCCTGGATGTAAAACTACGAAGATACATGCATGTTTGGGCAGAGCCACCccaacaaaaataccatttaGGACGGAATTTTCCAAtccaaaaatttatatttcatccaaccccaaaaataattttatcccGAAAGGTCTATAACAAAATTAAAGCgtcaaattcatttaaaagcgaatgattaattatttattgcgTTGTTAATTCCTCCACATGGGGAATCTTCATTGGGCTTTAATTTTGTAGAGAACAAGTTGGCCGACAAACCACTGGCACTGCCATATCTTCAGCCCATGCAATTCTATCTATTTATATACCAACACAAAGTACACAAGGTTCAGTCATTAACATTGTTATACTGTCGTACTAATTAAGTATTATCTTATACTTGATTACACAGCGCAAAGTGGGGCTAATCGACATCATCTAACGTTTTCTTGGATGGTTCAGCATGCCAAAAAGTCAAAAGAAAGACTCAAGAGTAGTCCTCCACAATCGTTAATCTATAGTACGATGGCGTGTATTTTCGCATCCAATTTCCTGAATAATTAAGAtgtcgtttggatttgaaaatgaattgggatgagttgagatagattgtgaataataataagatgaattataaatagtagtgagatttataaattacagttgatgaataataatgaataataatgaaatgagttgagatggattgcgaatacaaaccggagCTAAGTAGGTATGTATAATTTCGTATAAAACAAGTTGCCGACAAAGCACTGCCAATAATAATTTTGCCTCGTCTCTCACAGTATTCACATTAATTGACTCCGTCAACCCATGCATTTCTATTTCTTGTGAACATTTATTGAACGCGGGCTTATGTTTGCCTACATACAGCTGTGGAAACCACGCGCTCTCTCCTAATCCTAGCTCTATCTTTCTTGATCTCTGGCTCTCTCTGTTGATGGCAAGAGGAATGGCGGCCTTCCCTGCTGGACTCAGGCTCCGTATAACTACTGTTCTGGTCCTAATCCTTGTTCCTCAAGCTTCTAGTCTCAAGAATAATCATCACTACTGTCCTCCTTCTTCCTGTGGCAATATCCCCAACATCAGCTATCCGTTTCGACTTAAAGGCGATCCACCAAACTGTGGAGACCAAAGGTATGAACTCTCATGTGATGACAACAATCACACGTTGTTATCTTTACATGATGGTAGTAAATACTACGTAAGCCAAATCAATTACAACAACTACACAATCCGAATTGTAGACTCAGGCATTCAGGAGGATAATTACTCCTTCATCCCTCGTTATTTTCTAAACCTTGATAGTCTGGGGCTGCCGAACTGGGATTCATATCCAACATATGGGAGTAGTAGTAACAATTTAACAACGGTGACACTATCAGAAGTTGTGGCTATTGCGAACTGTGAAAAGCCAGTGACTTCGGCTTCCCCTTTCCATTTGGAAACGACTTCTACGAATTGTTCTAATATCAATAAGGGATATGGGTCTTCTTCCAACTCCTCTTTTTTTCAAGAGTCCGAACGGTACATATATCTTATTGTTGGCTATGGAGTGAATGTGATGGATGTGGAGGAGTCGTGCAAGATAGAGCAAATGTCTCTGGCACCGTGGCCAGTACAAATGTATGATGATCCTGATATTTCCTGTACAGACATCCGCAATGTATTCTCATATGGTTTTGAGCTTTCATGGTACCATATTTATTGTGGAAGCTGCGGATCATACCGTTATTGCAGCATCGATGACTACGATCATCAAGTTCATTGCTACCGATCATGGAGtgagtaattaataaatttgagatcaGAATTCTAATGAGATATTTATTATACGCTGATCGATCTATCTCCTCATGCAGGAAATATAAATACTTGGGTTACTTTCTTACGAGAACTGGTCGCACATGTAGGTGAGTTTTCAATCCTCATATATAAGatgttatttttttgagaatgaacatcaatattatatttattaataaaactccaTCAAAGGAGGGAAAGAACACAAGATGGACAATCCTCCATCTCAATAGAGTCATCCTCTAATTACTCTAATGATCAGTTCTTCGCTAAACAATGAGCCACAACATTGGCTTCTCTTCTAACATGCCTAACAAATCCTTGATCAAATTCAagtaaaagtatatttttcacATTGATAATAACCAGGAGAGAGTCACCTTCCAAGTAATGCTTTTTAATCCCAACTGACTACCAAAAATTGTTGCTTGTGGAGCCCCAAAAGCTTCAGTTAGGAATGgattaaagaaaaataggaTAAGAGTGGTgtatagcattatttttttttttttgagaatcaacatcaatattatatttattaataaagagCTAGTCTACATACAGTCCCTATTTGGAGACTGTTCATGCAAGCCcatacagttatgtttaaaaataatttcaaattacaataatattatttttaaaacgataatttttttctttttattctcattTATCAATAGGACTGCATACGCAATCCTCCACTCaggattgcaaatagaatttttgatTAATAAAACTCCATCAAAGGAGGGAAAGAACACAAGATAGACTtacctttatttcttttctccatGTGCCGCAGCTAAGTATACTGGATTGTTATGGCTCAACGGTAAGAATTTGTATCTGTCTGATCTATTTGTCTACTTTCATCTTTAAACCGTTCATTCCTTCAGCAATGAAACATGAAAATAGTTCAAACTTGAAGATAagatcagatatatatatatatatatatatatatatatattaattacgtACACACGCGTATATATGCATATGATATACCAAGATTTATTATACCTTTTTTGGATCTCACTAACGATGAATCCATTCTATGCATCATACACATTAATTCTTTTACTTCAATTCTTAGCTAACTTTTAAtggagattatttatttatttatttatttttatcattaacaGATTTGGCAACTTTATTAATTGGATTACTGGTCGGTAAGAATCTGTACTATATCtctctttttatctttcttaattGTTTTAGTAAATTAATCATTCTTTAAACTACGGAACGTATAAGAAATAGCTAGAAATCATTATTaaattaacattaaaaataaacactGTGCCAAATCACAAGAATTTTGAAAGGGAGTAATTGGTAGTGCAACAACATGATTGCTCACTTTCTTATAAGTACTTTTGCAATTTCATTTCCAGAATGGCGTTTGTCAATCAGTGTATTAGGCACTCCATTTGTGattgcattttttatatataaatggcgAAGGAGGCACTTATCAATGTTTGACAATGTTGAAGAATTTCTGCAAGGCCAAAATAACCTCATGCCAATAAGGTACTCTCTCtcagaaattaagaaaatgaccaAAGGTTTTAGGGAAAGATTGGGTGAAGGAGGATATGGCAAAGTATTTAAAGGAACACTTCGAAGTGGACATCTTGTAGCAGTAAAGATGTTAAGTCAATCCAAAGCAAATGGGCAAGATTTTATCAATGAAGTAGCAACCATTGGAAGGATCCATCATGTGAATATAGTGCAACTCATTGGCTTTTGTGTTCATGGTTCAAAGCGTGCCCTTATATTTGAGTTCATGCACAATGGATCTCtaaacaaacacattttttcACCAGAGGCAAATAACCTCAGCTACGAGAAAACATATGATATTGCTTTAGGAGTGGCTCGCGGGATTGAATATTTACATCAAGGATGTGACatgcaaattttacatttcGACATTAAGCCTCACAACATCTTCTTGACGAGAATTTGAAACCCAAAGTTTCGGATTTTGGCTTAGCGAAATTGTACCCGGTAGAAGATAGTATTGTTCCTTTGACTCATGCAAGAGGAACGTTTGGATACATGGCTCCTGAAATGctttacaaaaatattggaGGTGTTTCATACAAAGCTGATGTCTATAGCTTTGGAATGTTGTTGATGGAAATGGTGAGCAGAAGAAAGAACTTGAATGTATCTACAGAACATTTAAGTCAAATTTACTTCCCCACTTGGGTATATGATCAATTCCATGATGGAAAGAATATAGAAATACAAGATGCTACTGAAGATGAAAGAAAACTATGTAAGAAGATGATGATAGTCGCATTATGGTGCATACAATTGAAGCCTAGCGATCGTCCATCAATGAACAAAGTCGTCAAAATGCTTGAAGGAGATGTTGAATGCTTACAAGTTCCTCTCAAGCCTCTCCATCCATCAccaaagagagagataaaggaTGCTAAAGATAATTCAAATCAAGCTTCATCATCAATTCAATCAGATCAATCAAGtcttacttaatttttattgtttatcttTCTAAAATTGAACTATTTCTTTCTATCCTTTTTTAAGAGAAGTTTGCTTCAAGCCCACCAAAAAAGAGAAGATCGACAATATAAGGTCATAATCTTTCTACGCTTGTCGTAGTATATATACTTCGTAGTGCCCTAAAAATAAGTATCAATCTAAATATAGTTTGATGCTACTCACccatgtataaattttttacacatctctctctctctctctctctctctctcacactctcattattatttctttttctcacttATTTCatctatctatttttattattttctatctacgtttttttcatttatttaatttttaaattaaatatattaaaaatttagataagttgTTGAGTCAAGAATGGTACTCTTAAAAAATAGTTAGTTAAAATAGGAAAAGTATATAGGATGTAATGAGCTtttcagataaaaaatatatattgattaacCATTGGAAGTGCTCTTACAATATGTAACAGAAAGTACTCATGTTTGATCTCGAACTGTAGATAATTAATACATgactttttac from Juglans microcarpa x Juglans regia isolate MS1-56 chromosome 4S, Jm3101_v1.0, whole genome shotgun sequence carries:
- the LOC121262793 gene encoding LEAF RUST 10 DISEASE-RESISTANCE LOCUS RECEPTOR-LIKE PROTEIN KINASE-like 1.2, whose protein sequence is MARGMAAFPAGLRLRITTVLVLILVPQASSLKNNHHYCPPSSCGNIPNISYPFRLKGDPPNCGDQRYELSCDDNNHTLLSLHDGSKYYVSQINYNNYTIRIVDSGIQEDNYSFIPRYFLNLDSLGLPNWDSLSEVVAIANCEKPVTSASPFHLETTSTNCSNINKGYGSSSNSSFFQESERYIYLIVGYGVNVMDVEESCKIEQMSLAPWPVQMYDDPDISCTDIRNVFSYGFELSWYHIYCGSCGSYRYCSIDDYDHQVHCYRSWRNINTWVTFLRELVAHVAKYTGLLWLNGKNLYLSDLFVYFHL